A region from the Rhodamnia argentea isolate NSW1041297 chromosome 7, ASM2092103v1, whole genome shotgun sequence genome encodes:
- the LOC115742570 gene encoding classical arabinogalactan protein 9-like, with the protein MLDLRKVSPLHLFLTFLVFGFATPSTTSTATAAADKSEAFVVSRDQVTCTMCAACENPCQPVPSPPPPSPAPPEVECPPPPSPPPALPPPSPPAPEAECPPPPMPPACSACESPGTGSIYASPPPPATSGGGGGVYPPPYGGYYPMQPPPNPMVPYFPYYYYSPPQASVASNSFLHLEKNAAGFATSLVLGGLLYVLLLRF; encoded by the coding sequence ATGCTTGACCTGAGAAAGGTCTCGCCGCTTCACTTGTTTCTCACCTTCCTAGTCTTCGGCTTCGCGACCCCATCGACCACGTCAACAGCGACGGCGGCCGCGGACAAATCTGAAGCGTTTGTAGTCTCCAGAGACCAGGTTACATGCACAATGTGCGCCGCATGCGAGAACCCGTGCCAGCCCGTGCCTTCGCCCCCGCCGCCCTCGCCGGCCCCGCCGGAAGTCGAGTGCCCGCCGCCGCCTTCTCCGCCGCCCGCTCTCCCGCCACCCTCGCCTCCAGCCCCGGAAGCCGAGTGCCCGCCCCCGCCGATGCCGCCGGCCTGCAGCGCGTGCGAGTCGCCAGGAACTGGAAGCATCTACGCTTCCCCGCCTCCACCAGCCACGAGCGGCGGTGGCGGGGGGGTCTATCCGCCGCCGTACGGCGGGTACTACCCAATGCAGCCTCCGCCGAACCCCATGGTGCCGTACTTCCCATACTACTACTACAGCCCTCCGCAGGCTTCGGTGGCCTCCAATAGCTTCCTCCACTTGGAGAAGAACGCCGCTGGTTTTgccacttctctggttttggGCGGGCTTCTCTACGTGCTACTGCTACGTTTCTAG
- the LOC115729661 gene encoding uncharacterized protein LOC115729661, with amino-acid sequence MRASWRRRGYERLAGSGSRREDRAYLDPARGRRGRRRSWRVKLTPRVKLLRLAASPRRFFLWLRDAYVKMMLGFASSGMLGSGFGYGCGVSIGDSGGAGFGRAPAKEYDQKTLVEIYKSMLVAHGQPPPPRGAGTLGSEVARRRVN; translated from the coding sequence ATGCGGGCCTCCTGGCGGAGGCGGGGCTACGAGAGGCTGGCCGGGTCGGGCAGCCGGCGCGAGGACCGGGCGTATCTGGACCCGGCCCGTGGGAGGCGGGGGAGGAGGCGGTCCTGGCGGGTCAAGCTGACCCCCCGGGTGAAGCTGCTCCGGCTCGCGGCGTCGCCCCGGAGGTTCTTCCTCTGGCTCCGGGACGCCTACGTGAAGATGATGCTCGGGTTCGCGAGCTCGGGCATGCTCGGCAGCGGGTTCGGGTACGGGTGCGGGGTGTCCATCGGCGACTCCGGGGGCGCCGGGTTCGGGAGGGCCCCGGCGAAGGAGTACGACCAGAAGACGCTGGTGGAGATCTACAAGTCGATGCTTGTCGCGCACGGCCAGCCTCCGCCGCCGCGCGGAGCAGGGACGCTCGGCTCCGAGGTCGCTCGCCGACGGGTGAATTGA
- the LOC115742440 gene encoding probable galacturonosyltransferase-like 7 produces MLWILRFSGFFSAAMVMVVLSPSFQSFPPAVATRSSRLDGGLQLPADATALGSPERFSFRRASAFRNADECSSVDASILGGTSVCDPNLVHVAITLDLEYLRGSIAAVHSILQHSNCPESIFFHFLVSETRLETLVRSTFPQLKFKVYYFDPEIVQDLISTSVRQALEQPLNYARNYLADLLEPCVSRVIYLDSDLVVVDDISKLWSTSLGSRTIGAPEYCHANFAKYFTEGFWSNSRLAGAFAGRTPCYFNTGVMVIDLNKWRRVGYTKRIERWMEIQKRDRIYELGSLPPFLLVFAGHVAPIEHRWNQHGLGGDNVRGSCRDLHPGPVSLLHWSGSGKPWLRLDSRQACPLDSLWAPYDLYGHPP; encoded by the coding sequence ATGCTCTGGATTCTGCGGTTCTCCGGCTTCTTCTCCGCCGCGATGGTCATGGTCGTCCTCTCCCCTTCTTTCCAGTCGTTCCCGCCCGCCGTTGCCACTCGCTCCTCTCGCCTCGACGGTGGCCTCCAGCTTCCGGCGGACGCCACCGCCCTCGGCTCGCCCGAGCGGTTCTCGTTCCGGAGAGCCTCTGCATTCCGCAATGCTGATGAATGCAGCTCCGTCGACGCCTCAATATTGGGCGGAACCAGCGTCTGCGATCCTAACCTGGTCCACGTCGCGATTACTCTCGATCTGGAGTACCTGCGTGGTTCAATCGCGGCCGTGCATTCGATTCTGCAGCACTCCAATTGTCCGGAGAGCATTTTCTTCCACTTCCTGGTGTCGGAGACCCGCCTCGAAACCCTAGTGCGGTCCACCTTCCCTCAGTTGAAGTTTAAAGTGTATTACTTCGATCCGGAGATCGTGCAAGACTTGATCTCGACCTCAGTGAGGCAAGCGCTCGAACAGCCTCTCAATTACGCGAGGAATTACTTGGCTGATTTGCTCGAACCCTGCGTCAGCAGGGTGATTTACTTGGATTCTGATTTGGTCGTCGTTGACGACATCTCGAAGCTGTGGTCGACCAGTCTGGGCTCGAGGACGATCGGCGCGCCTGAGTACTGCCATGCGAACTTCGCCAAGTACTTCACCGAGGGCTTCTGGTCAAACTCGCGCCTCGCCGGCGCGTTCGCTGGCCGGACGCCGTGCTACTTCAACACGGGGGTGATGGTGATAGACCTGAACAAGTGGAGGCGCGTGGGGTACACGAAGAGGATCGAGCGGTGGATGGAGATCCAGAAACGGGATCGCATCTACGAGCTAGGCTCGCTGCCGCCGTTCCTCCTGGTGTTCGCTGGGCACGTGGCGCCAATCGAGCACCGGTGGAACCAGCATGGGTTAGGTGGTGACAACGTCAGGGGCAGCTGTCGGGACTTGCATCCTGGCCCGGTCAGCCTCCTGCATTGGTCCGGCTCCGGCAAGCCGTGGCTTCGGCTCGACTCGAGACAGGCGTGCCCGTTGGACTCGCTCTGGGCACCCTACGACTTGTACGGACACCCCCCCTGA
- the LOC115742572 gene encoding COBRA-like protein 7, which translates to MALDHFIVVPVIVAFLASLDASSSQNLGPPAAAGCNGVFLSYNYSGGFPIPPNDTANQPYRFQSALTVVNNGLDELKSWQVFVGFRHGEILVSADQAILADGTSLPAKVGNNGTFLAGFPKTDLKTAVETAGDLTQTTVQVQLVGTEFGVGAPGVPLPASLYLANDGYSCPNYTMEGNTTMNLCCTRNLTSTSNSTLGNGFLPRQEGDLIIMYDVIKSSSTDYWAQVTISNQNPLGRLDNWQLSWDWANDEFIFAMRGAYPTLVDTTDCVFGKQGQHYQDLDFSLALNCERRPTIMDLPPSRANDTNLGLVPFCCRNGTILSALTDPDRSKSTFLMHVYKMPPDLNRTALAPPVNWQINGTMSSNYQCGQPVPVSPSEFPDPTGLASKTVAISSWQVVCNLTRPRESPKCCVSFSAFYNDSAVPCNTCACGCNNVPSSTCSTTAPGLLLLPETLLIPFENRTKQALTWSKMNRWPVPDPLPCGDNCGVSINWHLFSDYRNGWTARISVFNWGNENFADWSVAVELDKLGAGFEEAYSFNGTLLGDKSNTIYLKGLPNFNYLLPEKDGSNPRKDPRVPGSQQSMILFSKKKTPGVNRVGGDGFPTRVLFNGEECAIPRTLPSSGHRTSASAGEAAVVFSLVTLLVLSFWH; encoded by the exons ATGGCCTTAGATCACTTCATCGTCGTCCCCGTCATCGTCGCCTTCCTCGCCTCACTCGATGCTTCGTCCTCGCAGAACCTAGGGCCCCCGGCCGCCGCCGGGTGCAACGGCGTATTCCTGTCCTACAACTACTCCGGTGGTTTCCCGATCCCTCCGAACGACACCGCCAACCAGCCGTACCGGTTCCAATCCGCCTTGACCGTGGTCAATAATGGCCTCGATGAGCTCAAGTCATGGCAG GTGTTCGTTGGGTTTCGACATGGTGAGATATTGGTCTCTGCTGACCAAGCTATCTTAGCCGATGGCACCTCCTTGCCCGCCAAAGTAGGGAACAATGGGACCTTTTTGGCCGGCTTTCCGAAGACCGACCTGAAGACGGCAGTCGAGACGGCGGGAGACCTGACCCAGACAACAGTTCAGGTGCAGTTGGTCGGTACCGAGTTCGGCGTCGGGGCTCCGGGAGTTCCTTTGCCGGCTAGCCTCTATCTCGCTAACGATGGATATTCGTGTCCAAATTATACCATGGAAG GTAATACTACTATGAACCTGTGCTGCACCAGAAATCTAACATCGACCTCCAACTCGACGCTCGGCAACGGCTTCCTGCCGCGTCAGGAAGGCGATCTCATCATAATGTACGATGTGATCAAGTCCTCGAGCACCGATTACTGGGCGCAGGTCACGATTTCGAACCAAAATCCTCTCGGTCGTCTTGATAATTGGCAATTGAGCTGGGATTGGGCGAACGACGAGTTCATTTTCGCCATGAGAGGAGCTTATCCAACTTTGGTCGATACAACGGATTGTGTCTTCGGTAAGCAGGGCCAGCACTACCAGGATCTCGACTTCTCGttggcattgaactgcgaaagGCGACCCACGATCATGGACCTTCCGCCTTCTCGAGCGAATGACACCAATCTTGGGTTGGTTCCGTTCTGCTGTCGAAACGGTACCATCCTATCTGCATTGACAGACCCGGACAGGTCCAAATCGACGTTCCTAATGCATGTGTACAAGATGCCGCCGGACCTGAACAGGACGGCATTGGCCCCGCCTGTGAACTGGCAAATCAACGGCACGATGAGCTCGAACTACCAATGCGGGCAGCCGGTCCCTGTCAGCCCTAGCGAATTCCCAGACCCCACTGGGCTGGCCTCCAAGACGGTGGCGATATCGAGCTGGCAAGTGGTGTGCAACCTCACCAGGCCTAGAGAGAGTCCCAAGTGTTGTGTGTCCTTCTCTGCTTTTTACAATGATTCAGCGGTTCCTTGCAACACTTGTGCTTGCGGATGCAACAATGTCCCTAGCAGCACTTGCAGCACCACGGCACCGGGGCTCCTCCTGCTGCCCGAGACGCTCCTCATCCCGTTCGAGAACCGGACCAAGCAAGCCCTGACGTGGAGCAAGATGAACCGGTGGCCAGTGCCCGACCCTTTGCCGTGTGGGGACAATTGCGGGGTCAGCATCAACTGGCACTTGTTCTCGGATTACCGAAACGGGTGGACAGCAAGGATCAGCgtcttcaactggggcaacgaGAACTTTGCCGACTGGTCCGTGGCTGTGGAGCTCGACAAGTTGGGGGCCGGGTTCGAAGAGGCCTACTCATTCAATGGGACGCTTTTGGGGGACAAGAGCAACACCATATATCTGAAAGGCCTCCCGAATTTCAATTATCTCCTCCCGGAGAAGGACGGATCGAACCCGAGGAAGGATCCGCGGGTACCCGGCTCGCAGCAGTCGATGATCCTGTTCTCGAAGAAGAAGACGCCCGGCGTGAACCGGGTCGGCGGGGACGGATTCCCGACGAGAGTGCTGTTCAATGGGGAGGAATGTGCAATCCCAAGAACACTTCCCTCCAGCGGCCACAGGACGAGCGCAAGTGCCGGCGAAGCAGCCGTCGTTTTCAGCCTGGTGACCTTGCTAGTTCTCTCGTTCTGGCACTGA